The following proteins come from a genomic window of Neptunomonas concharum:
- the plsX gene encoding phosphate acyltransferase PlsX — MSNRVILSVDAMGGDFGPRVTLPACTSVLKKHPALEILLVGEADLLNKQLGRMRLSDDIKARLTIVASGDSVQMDDKPSAAIRHRQDSSMAVAVKMVAEGSAAACVSAGNTGALMAFGRQHLKMQPGIDRPAIIASVPTMQGHCYMLDLGANVDCSEEHLLQFAIMGSVMFEALEGVPARIGLLNIGEEAIKGNEQVRLAHELIRQQKGLNYIGFIEGNDVFAGKADVIVCDGFVGNIALKSSEGLAKLISRKVRRSFTRNLYRRLLAFLAYPVLRELQEQMDPSRRNGATLLGLQGIVMKSHGGANKNCFAYALEQAIIEVEQNVPSKISERLASYLTSKDQ; from the coding sequence TTGTCAAATCGCGTCATTCTATCGGTTGATGCGATGGGCGGGGACTTCGGTCCCCGTGTTACCCTTCCTGCTTGCACTTCTGTTTTAAAAAAACATCCTGCGCTTGAAATTCTCCTTGTCGGCGAAGCTGATTTGCTGAATAAGCAATTAGGGCGTATGCGTTTGTCTGATGATATCAAAGCTCGCTTAACAATTGTCGCTTCAGGTGATTCGGTGCAGATGGATGACAAGCCTTCGGCTGCTATTCGCCATCGTCAGGATTCATCGATGGCTGTGGCTGTGAAAATGGTTGCAGAGGGCAGCGCCGCAGCTTGCGTAAGTGCGGGAAATACGGGGGCTTTGATGGCGTTTGGTCGTCAGCATTTAAAAATGCAGCCCGGTATTGATCGACCTGCGATTATTGCATCTGTGCCAACGATGCAAGGGCATTGTTACATGCTCGATTTGGGGGCTAATGTGGATTGCAGCGAGGAGCATTTACTGCAGTTTGCGATTATGGGAAGTGTTATGTTTGAGGCTCTTGAGGGTGTCCCTGCACGTATTGGTCTTTTGAACATTGGTGAAGAAGCTATTAAGGGAAATGAACAAGTACGCCTAGCCCATGAACTAATACGTCAGCAGAAAGGGTTAAATTATATCGGTTTTATAGAAGGTAATGATGTCTTTGCGGGAAAGGCGGATGTTATTGTTTGTGATGGCTTTGTTGGTAATATCGCACTAAAAAGTAGTGAAGGGTTGGCTAAATTGATCTCTCGTAAAGTACGTCGAAGCTTTACGCGAAACTTATATAGGCGCTTGCTCGCTTTTTTGGCTTACCCTGTATTGCGTGAGTTACAAGAGCAAATGGACCCTTCTCGGCGAAATGGGGCTACTTTGTTAGGGTTGCAGGGTATTGTGATGAAGAGCCATGGTGGCGCTAACAAAAACTGCTTTGCTTATGCGCTTGAGCAAGCCATTATCGAGGTAGAGCAAAACGTACCCAGTAAGATCAGTGAGCGGTTGGCTTCATATCTCACGTCCAAAGATCAATAG
- the rpmF gene encoding 50S ribosomal protein L32 encodes MAVQKNKKSRSRRDMRRSHDALSGPTLSVDATTGETHRRHQVTADGFYRGRQVVNNDSE; translated from the coding sequence ATGGCAGTACAGAAAAACAAAAAGTCTCGTTCACGTCGTGACATGCGTCGTTCGCACGATGCACTTTCTGGTCCGACTTTGTCTGTAGACGCAACAACTGGTGAAACGCATCGTCGTCACCAAGTGACAGCTGACGGTTTCTACCGTGGCCGTCAGGTTGTAAACAACGATAGCGAATAA
- a CDS encoding YceD family protein, whose protein sequence is MSYGNLPRIIDPRKLAEREIRLTGTASVEKMPRLASYLCGDSDVVDVDLLFSLDELRIRIITGNAKGRVHMTCQRCLEPVEVDVQAEFNLAIAFNEDKAKQLPRYYDPLIVEDEEIELLDIVEEELILSLPLVPYHADCSIQTQFGDEDMAKEAEIEKPNPFSVLAQLKADKK, encoded by the coding sequence ATGTCGTACGGTAACTTACCGAGAATAATTGACCCGCGAAAGCTTGCTGAGCGGGAGATACGGTTGACAGGTACAGCCAGTGTAGAAAAGATGCCGCGTCTGGCGTCCTATCTTTGTGGAGATAGCGATGTTGTGGATGTCGATTTGCTTTTTTCTCTGGATGAATTAAGGATCCGTATTATTACAGGCAATGCCAAAGGTCGTGTACACATGACTTGCCAGCGTTGTCTAGAACCGGTCGAAGTCGATGTCCAGGCAGAGTTCAATCTGGCTATCGCGTTCAACGAAGATAAGGCAAAACAACTGCCTAGATACTATGACCCGTTGATCGTTGAGGACGAAGAGATCGAATTGTTGGACATTGTTGAAGAGGAATTGATCCTCAGTCTGCCTTTAGTTCCATACCATGCAGACTGCAGTATTCAGACCCAATTCGGCGATGAGGATATGGCTAAAGAAGCCGAAATAGAGAAACCGAACCCGTTCAGCGTATTGGCCCAGCTGAAGGCCGATAAGAAATGA
- a CDS encoding Maf family protein, whose amino-acid sequence MQPLVLASSSTYRHALLEKLCLPFLCASPDIDESQQPGETAQQLVLRLAQSKAEALKHQFPGALIIGSDQVAVLGQHILGKPGTRENAIQQLTACSGKKVTFLTGLALHDNQSGSTQVDIVPFHVYFRTLSDSQIQSYIDRESPLNCAGSFKSEGLGIALFEKLEGEDPNALIGLPLIKLTTMLEKAGLSVL is encoded by the coding sequence ATGCAGCCTCTGGTTCTGGCCTCAAGCTCTACTTATCGACATGCCTTGTTGGAAAAGCTTTGTTTGCCCTTTTTATGCGCCAGTCCAGATATTGATGAATCTCAGCAACCCGGAGAAACCGCGCAACAACTGGTGCTTCGACTTGCCCAATCAAAAGCTGAAGCACTTAAGCACCAATTTCCCGGTGCTCTGATAATCGGTTCAGATCAAGTCGCTGTGCTTGGCCAACACATATTAGGCAAGCCGGGTACTCGGGAAAATGCTATCCAGCAATTGACAGCCTGTTCAGGAAAAAAGGTTACTTTTCTAACGGGCCTTGCCCTCCATGATAACCAGTCAGGCAGCACTCAAGTCGATATCGTACCCTTCCATGTGTATTTCAGAACACTAAGCGACTCTCAAATCCAGAGCTATATTGATAGAGAGTCACCCCTAAACTGTGCAGGAAGTTTCAAATCCGAGGGGTTAGGCATTGCTCTTTTTGAAAAGTTAGAAGGTGAAGACCCTAACGCGCTGATAGGGCTTCCTTTAATTAAATTAACAACCATGCTGGAAAAAGCGGGCTTGTCAGTTTTGTAA
- a CDS encoding S49 family peptidase produces MTDNHWGEQQDSGLEKELSRAREKGSGKEWKLIEKMLNGLFVEQRRARRWGIFFKVLTFAYLFALLAVFFMGRNITDDITGENVEHTAVIEVMGPISAEEEANADSLVWSLREAFEADNSKAVILRINSPGGSPVQAGYVYDEVKRLRALYPEKPLYAVIMDIGASGAYYIAAAADEIYADKASLVGSIGVISGGFGFVDLMDKVGVERRAMTAGDNKGFLDPFSPMKESDKVFWQSVLDTTHQQFIDQVKKGRGDKLKEDPKLFSGLVWTGEQALEKGLVDGLGSTSYVAREVVGVEKIVNYSPKVSRLEEMIDRLGVSFGKTVATSLGLSNGLSIR; encoded by the coding sequence GTGACGGATAATCACTGGGGCGAACAACAGGATAGTGGTTTAGAAAAGGAGCTTAGCCGTGCCCGAGAAAAAGGCTCAGGCAAAGAATGGAAGCTGATAGAAAAGATGCTCAATGGGCTATTTGTTGAGCAGAGGCGAGCACGTAGGTGGGGTATCTTTTTCAAAGTACTAACGTTTGCGTACTTGTTTGCGTTATTAGCAGTGTTTTTCATGGGTAGAAACATTACAGATGATATTACCGGCGAAAATGTTGAGCATACCGCTGTTATTGAAGTGATGGGCCCTATTTCGGCAGAAGAAGAGGCTAATGCCGATAGCTTGGTTTGGTCACTACGAGAGGCCTTTGAAGCTGATAACTCAAAAGCTGTTATCTTGCGTATTAATAGCCCAGGTGGTAGCCCTGTACAGGCCGGTTATGTATACGATGAGGTTAAACGTCTGCGCGCGCTTTACCCTGAAAAGCCTTTATATGCTGTCATTATGGACATAGGTGCATCAGGCGCTTATTACATCGCTGCGGCAGCCGATGAAATCTATGCGGATAAAGCTAGCTTGGTCGGTTCTATCGGAGTGATTTCGGGCGGATTTGGGTTTGTTGATCTGATGGATAAAGTTGGTGTTGAACGTCGAGCAATGACGGCGGGTGACAATAAAGGCTTCCTTGATCCGTTTAGTCCAATGAAGGAGAGCGATAAAGTGTTCTGGCAGTCGGTTTTGGATACAACGCACCAGCAGTTTATTGATCAGGTTAAAAAGGGACGTGGAGACAAGCTAAAAGAGGATCCTAAGTTGTTCTCGGGTCTAGTTTGGACGGGGGAACAGGCATTGGAGAAGGGCTTGGTCGATGGATTGGGGAGTACTAGTTATGTCGCACGTGAAGTTGTTGGTGTCGAAAAAATAGTAAACTACTCCCCGAAAGTCTCCCGACTCGAGGAGATGATTGATCGATTAGGTGTATCTTTCGGTAAAACCGTAGCTACCAGCTTGGGTTTGAGCAACGGTTTATCCATACGCTAA
- a CDS encoding HAD family hydrolase, whose amino-acid sequence MYSLLIFDWDGTVMDSTDRIVSSIQSAAQDLDLLALQDHEAREIIGLGLRAAIQQLYPGINDALIEPLKERYSYYYLEADRTPTSLFPGAKKTLESLHEKGFRLAVATGKSRRGLDRVLAETGLGWLFEVTACADETASKPKPDMLMDIFQRTGVEPEQAVMIGDTEFDLEMAVRAGVDRMAVSYGAHHIERLRKYQPILEIHNFHELEAWLDDNAGENK is encoded by the coding sequence GTGTATTCACTGTTGATATTTGATTGGGATGGTACGGTAATGGACTCCACTGACCGAATCGTTTCCAGTATCCAATCCGCCGCGCAGGATTTGGATTTGCTTGCGCTGCAAGATCACGAAGCAAGGGAGATCATAGGGCTTGGATTGAGGGCAGCGATACAGCAACTCTACCCCGGTATTAATGACGCCTTGATCGAGCCTTTAAAAGAGCGCTATTCATACTATTATTTAGAGGCGGATCGAACGCCTACCAGTCTATTTCCTGGGGCTAAAAAGACACTGGAAAGCCTGCATGAAAAGGGCTTTAGGCTTGCTGTGGCAACCGGAAAAAGCCGTCGAGGCTTAGATAGGGTCTTAGCCGAAACCGGTCTAGGTTGGCTATTTGAAGTGACAGCTTGTGCTGATGAGACGGCTTCCAAGCCTAAGCCTGACATGCTAATGGATATATTTCAGCGAACTGGGGTCGAACCTGAGCAGGCTGTTATGATCGGAGATACGGAATTTGATCTTGAAATGGCGGTACGTGCAGGTGTGGATAGAATGGCGGTTAGTTATGGAGCGCATCATATAGAGCGTTTGCGTAAGTATCAGCCGATATTGGAGATTCACAATTTTCATGAGTTAGAAGCGTGGCTAGATGACAACGCAGGAGAGAATAAGTGA
- a CDS encoding SDR family oxidoreductase, with product MLEGKKVWITGASSGIGEATARCLAKAGAELVLSARRAERLAVLAAELSATGAKVRVEPVDVSSRAAMQALGEKLEEAGGIDILINNAGTMPISPILAGRVDEWEQMIDVNIKGVLYAIHAVYPGMAKRKDGHIVNISSIAARQTYQSAGVYAGTKHAVRAISDTLRKEAIRYGVRVTDIQPGAVDTELPDSINHDKIREAVKANMYAEGSEILKPSDIANAIFYAITQPAYIDVSELHIRPVIQEN from the coding sequence ATGCTTGAAGGTAAAAAAGTCTGGATTACAGGGGCTAGCTCTGGCATAGGGGAGGCCACGGCGAGGTGCTTGGCAAAAGCGGGGGCTGAGTTAGTACTCAGTGCTCGCAGGGCTGAGCGCTTGGCGGTTCTAGCTGCTGAATTATCAGCAACGGGTGCGAAGGTACGCGTTGAGCCGGTAGATGTCTCAAGTCGTGCTGCAATGCAAGCCTTGGGTGAAAAGCTTGAAGAGGCTGGCGGCATTGATATTTTGATCAACAACGCAGGTACTATGCCCATAAGCCCTATTCTGGCTGGTCGAGTGGATGAATGGGAGCAGATGATTGATGTAAATATTAAAGGCGTCCTCTATGCAATACATGCGGTGTATCCGGGCATGGCAAAGCGAAAAGATGGACATATTGTTAACATAAGTTCTATCGCTGCTCGACAGACTTACCAAAGCGCAGGTGTTTATGCAGGTACTAAACATGCAGTCAGGGCGATATCCGACACACTAAGAAAAGAAGCAATTCGTTATGGTGTGCGAGTGACTGATATTCAACCTGGTGCGGTTGATACTGAACTGCCAGATAGTATTAATCACGATAAAATTCGCGAAGCTGTTAAGGCTAACATGTATGCAGAGGGTTCGGAGATCCTTAAGCCTTCTGACATTGCTAACGCTATCTTTTATGCGATCACTCAACCCGCCTATATTGATGTGAGCGAGCTTCACATACGCCCCGTAATCCAAGAAAATTGA
- a CDS encoding enoyl-CoA hydratase-related protein — MSYETILVEVKQGVGIITLNRPKVMNALNKTLTFEVGQAVDALEKDEEVGCIIITGGDQVFAAGADIKEMKDLSFHELHMANFPYIQRDCWRAIDDARKPVIAAVAGFALGGGCEMTMACDFIIAADTAKFGQPEISIGTIPGAGGTQRLTKAVGKAKAMEMCLTGRMMDAQEAEHCGLVSRIVPAQELLETAFKTARKIASNSRPAVMMIKECVNMAVDADLGDGIAFERRNFAASFAFEDCKEGMNAFAEKRKPEFKHR; from the coding sequence ATGAGTTACGAAACAATATTAGTAGAAGTTAAGCAAGGCGTAGGCATCATTACGCTGAATCGCCCTAAAGTAATGAACGCATTGAATAAAACGTTGACCTTTGAAGTGGGTCAAGCCGTTGATGCACTTGAGAAGGATGAAGAAGTCGGCTGTATCATTATTACCGGTGGTGATCAGGTATTTGCAGCAGGTGCTGATATTAAAGAGATGAAGGACTTATCTTTTCATGAGCTGCATATGGCTAACTTTCCTTACATTCAGCGGGATTGCTGGCGTGCTATAGATGACGCGCGTAAGCCTGTTATTGCAGCCGTTGCCGGGTTTGCATTGGGTGGTGGTTGTGAAATGACCATGGCTTGCGACTTTATCATCGCTGCGGATACGGCGAAATTTGGACAGCCAGAAATCAGTATCGGAACGATACCTGGTGCAGGTGGTACGCAGCGCCTAACTAAAGCTGTTGGCAAAGCAAAAGCTATGGAGATGTGCCTAACAGGTCGCATGATGGATGCTCAGGAAGCTGAGCATTGCGGCTTGGTTTCTCGTATTGTACCAGCGCAAGAGCTATTAGAAACAGCGTTTAAAACAGCTCGCAAAATAGCCTCTAACTCCCGCCCTGCGGTTATGATGATCAAAGAGTGCGTGAATATGGCGGTTGATGCAGACCTAGGTGATGGTATTGCGTTTGAACGACGTAACTTTGCAGCTTCGTTTGCGTTTGAGGATTGCAAAGAGGGTATGAACGCGTTCGCTGAAAAGCGAAAGCCTGAGTTTAAACATCGTTGA
- the paaN gene encoding phenylacetic acid degradation protein PaaN, translated as MSEALNTLFAKHQDTLNAATHAIKTRDYWSPYPENPSPRAYGETANADGEAAFKSYLNQSFALAMPGITGEAGSEVSPYGIDLNIKYPLVDLDVLLPAMNDARKAWRGVGPQGRAAICLEILERINQRSFEIGYAVMHTSGQGFMMAFQAGGPHAQDRGLEAVAYGYEAMMHTPANTVWTKPQGKHDPLVLNKTYTAVGRGIGLVIGCSTFPTWNTYPGLFADLITGNPVIVKPHPAAILPAAISVKIAQDVLTENGLPAHIVSMVIDADPAKPCTADLAKRDEIKLIDFTGNTPFGNWLEANCTQAQVYTEKAGVNTIIIDSSDDYKGMLRNLSFTLSLYSGQMCTTPQDIFVPKGGIDTDQGHKTFDDVANDIASAVSKFLSDPERAAMVLGAIQAPVTAERIENSKTLGNVLRESEALTHPHFPNARVRSPLLMSIDADQADTYMQELFGPISFVVKTDSTAHSIQLASEAIKTHGAITLGCYSNNDSVLDSIEETALDAGVALSCNLTGGVFVNQSAAYSDFHATGSNPAANACLSDLAYVANRFRVVQSRRHPK; from the coding sequence ATGAGCGAAGCATTGAATACCCTGTTTGCCAAACATCAGGACACCCTGAACGCCGCTACCCATGCCATCAAAACCCGTGACTACTGGAGCCCTTACCCAGAAAACCCCAGCCCACGGGCCTATGGTGAAACCGCCAATGCCGATGGCGAAGCCGCGTTTAAAAGCTACCTGAACCAATCCTTCGCACTGGCGATGCCCGGAATCACCGGCGAAGCGGGCAGTGAAGTCTCTCCTTACGGTATTGACCTGAATATCAAATACCCGCTGGTAGACTTGGATGTACTATTACCGGCCATGAACGATGCTCGCAAAGCTTGGCGTGGCGTGGGCCCGCAAGGACGTGCCGCGATCTGCTTAGAGATACTAGAACGCATCAACCAACGTAGCTTTGAAATTGGCTATGCGGTGATGCACACCTCCGGCCAAGGCTTCATGATGGCTTTCCAAGCGGGTGGCCCCCATGCACAAGACCGTGGCCTAGAAGCCGTTGCCTACGGCTACGAAGCGATGATGCATACCCCCGCGAATACCGTCTGGACCAAGCCTCAGGGTAAACATGACCCACTGGTACTCAACAAAACCTACACCGCTGTCGGCCGCGGTATCGGCTTAGTGATTGGTTGTTCCACCTTCCCAACATGGAACACCTACCCAGGCCTGTTCGCTGACTTAATTACGGGCAACCCGGTGATTGTCAAACCCCATCCAGCCGCCATACTTCCTGCCGCGATCAGCGTCAAAATCGCACAGGACGTACTCACCGAAAACGGCCTACCGGCGCACATCGTCTCTATGGTGATTGATGCAGACCCCGCTAAGCCTTGCACCGCCGACCTTGCAAAACGTGACGAGATCAAACTGATCGACTTCACCGGCAACACACCGTTTGGTAACTGGCTAGAAGCGAACTGCACCCAAGCGCAGGTCTACACCGAGAAAGCCGGCGTGAACACCATCATCATCGACTCCAGTGATGACTACAAAGGGATGCTCCGCAACCTATCGTTCACCCTCAGCCTCTACTCTGGGCAGATGTGTACCACCCCTCAGGATATCTTCGTACCTAAAGGCGGTATCGATACAGACCAAGGCCACAAAACCTTTGATGACGTTGCCAACGACATCGCCAGCGCCGTCAGCAAATTCTTATCCGATCCTGAACGTGCTGCTATGGTACTGGGTGCTATCCAAGCCCCGGTCACCGCTGAGCGTATCGAAAACAGCAAAACACTGGGTAACGTTCTGCGGGAATCCGAAGCACTCACGCACCCGCACTTCCCGAACGCACGCGTACGTTCACCGCTGTTGATGAGCATCGATGCTGACCAAGCAGACACCTACATGCAAGAACTGTTTGGCCCCATCAGTTTTGTGGTAAAAACCGACAGCACCGCACACTCCATCCAATTGGCCAGTGAAGCGATTAAAACCCACGGCGCCATCACCCTAGGATGCTACAGCAACAACGACAGCGTACTGGACAGCATTGAAGAAACCGCCTTGGATGCCGGCGTTGCCCTAAGCTGCAACCTGACCGGTGGCGTGTTCGTCAACCAAAGCGCGGCTTACAGTGACTTCCATGCCACGGGCAGCAACCCAGCGGCGAATGCGTGTTTATCCGACTTGGCGTATGTAGCGAACCGCTTCCGAGTGGTACAGAGCCGTCGTCATCCAAAGTGA
- a CDS encoding Bcr/CflA family multidrug efflux MFS transporter → MFVPTSLATILLLASVVALGPLSTDMYLPSLPRLTDELNASVDQVQITLSIFFAGFAFAQLLYGPLADRFGRKSILLGGLVLFTAASFGCATATSIEELILYRFLQALGACGGPVLGRTMIRDIYGPTQSARVLSMMGTIMALAPAVAPIIGGYMLLVFNWSAIFIFLGVYGAIVTLMIFFKIRESLQPENVNSLRPSAILRNYGELISSRVFLGYTLCCSFTFSGLFSFLSGSSFVLIDFFGVPEKNYGFYFTAVVLGYMTGTQLAQRLGPKLGINKMLVLGTSIATIAGGAMLSASLLSIHNLYWLISCQVVFMIAVGMVMPQAMAGAMGPFPKMAGTASALLGFTQSAIAAVVGLIVGHSHTGTPTVMAASIAAMGTLALLSYLIIIKPISANQPN, encoded by the coding sequence ATGTTCGTACCTACATCTTTAGCTACTATTTTACTTCTCGCATCGGTCGTCGCACTTGGCCCTCTTTCCACCGATATGTACTTACCTTCACTTCCCCGGCTTACCGATGAACTGAATGCCTCTGTTGATCAAGTTCAAATCACTTTATCCATCTTTTTTGCAGGCTTTGCCTTTGCCCAGCTTCTGTATGGCCCACTCGCTGACCGGTTTGGAAGAAAATCTATCCTGCTGGGTGGTTTAGTGTTGTTTACAGCAGCCTCTTTCGGCTGTGCGACAGCGACCAGCATTGAAGAGCTGATTCTGTATCGTTTTTTACAGGCACTGGGAGCTTGTGGCGGGCCAGTATTAGGCCGCACCATGATTCGGGATATCTATGGCCCTACCCAATCGGCACGCGTACTATCTATGATGGGCACCATCATGGCCTTAGCCCCTGCGGTTGCTCCCATTATTGGTGGTTATATGCTGCTGGTATTTAACTGGAGTGCCATTTTTATTTTTCTAGGTGTCTACGGAGCTATAGTCACGCTCATGATTTTCTTTAAAATCAGAGAATCTCTGCAACCTGAAAATGTTAATAGCCTAAGGCCCAGCGCTATCCTGAGAAATTACGGCGAATTAATCAGCAGCCGAGTGTTTTTAGGTTATACCTTGTGTTGCAGTTTTACATTCTCAGGACTGTTTTCTTTTCTATCTGGCTCCTCTTTTGTTTTGATCGACTTCTTCGGTGTACCCGAGAAGAACTACGGCTTCTACTTCACCGCCGTTGTTTTAGGCTACATGACAGGCACACAGCTTGCCCAAAGGTTAGGCCCCAAATTGGGTATTAATAAAATGCTAGTGTTAGGCACATCCATCGCCACAATCGCAGGGGGTGCAATGCTTAGCGCATCGTTACTTTCAATACACAACTTGTATTGGCTAATCAGCTGCCAGGTCGTTTTTATGATAGCTGTAGGTATGGTGATGCCCCAAGCAATGGCCGGTGCTATGGGCCCCTTCCCAAAAATGGCAGGTACAGCCTCAGCACTGCTAGGTTTTACCCAGTCAGCCATAGCTGCCGTCGTGGGCTTGATAGTTGGCCATAGCCATACAGGGACGCCAACGGTTATGGCAGCCAGCATTGCCGCTATGGGAACTTTAGCGTTACTCAGCTACCTAATTATTATTAAGCCTATTTCAGCCAATCAACCAAACTGA
- a CDS encoding hydrolase yields MLIHPDKSCLLVVDIQDKLVPAIHQRETLVENSKWLIEIANFLKVPVFTSEQYPKGLGHTIEALKEVLTDSTYMEKTFFSCMSEPACNQAINNKRPDQVVVIGMEAHVCVLQTAIQLRQQAREVFVVEDCISSRNPTDKACALQRMRACGIHIVTREMVAFEWLQKAGTPEFRHISQQYIR; encoded by the coding sequence ATGCTCATTCACCCCGATAAATCATGTCTGCTGGTTGTTGATATACAGGACAAGCTAGTCCCTGCCATTCACCAACGAGAAACATTGGTAGAAAACAGTAAGTGGTTAATTGAAATTGCTAACTTTTTGAAAGTACCCGTGTTCACATCCGAGCAGTACCCAAAAGGGTTAGGCCATACAATTGAAGCACTTAAAGAGGTATTAACTGATAGCACCTACATGGAGAAAACGTTTTTCTCATGTATGTCAGAACCTGCTTGCAACCAAGCCATCAATAACAAACGACCTGACCAAGTTGTCGTCATAGGCATGGAAGCACATGTTTGTGTACTGCAAACGGCTATTCAATTAAGGCAACAAGCCAGAGAAGTCTTTGTTGTAGAAGATTGTATATCTTCAAGAAACCCCACGGATAAAGCTTGCGCGCTTCAAAGAATGAGAGCCTGTGGTATCCACATAGTCACTCGTGAGATGGTTGCATTTGAATGGCTGCAAAAAGCAGGCACTCCCGAATTTAGACATATCAGCCAGCAATACATCCGCTAG
- a CDS encoding alanine/glycine:cation symporter family protein gives MQSIVDSLNGIIWSPALIYLCLGAGLFYSILTRFVQVRMFGEMWRLLFSGNSSDKGISSFQALAVSLSGRVGTGNIAGVAAAIGFGGPGAVFWMWVVAFLGAATAYTESALGQIYKEEHEGQYRGGPAFYFEKAMGQKWFAWIFAIATIMACGVMLPGVQSNGIGNAAELAFGSGAMISTSMGDLSFTKIIAAISIVLILSFIIFGGVKRIASFTQVVVPFMALAYIVIACSVVALNLEQLPGIIGMIISDAFTPMAGFGAAIGWGVKRGVYSNEAGQGTGPHAAAAAEVDHPAQQGLVQAFSVYIDTLFVCSATAFMILITGAYNVHGAAEGVFLVQNIAADIAANSPAYTQTAVEQVLPGVGKPFIVLALFFFSFTTILAYYYIAETNLAYLKRSLKLPGFDFLLKLVLLAATFYGTVKTANLAWGLGDVGVGLMAWLNIVGILIIFFISKPAIKALKDYEAQRKAGVTKYTFDPEKLGIEDADFWVNKMKKEGKKEQEKEAV, from the coding sequence ATGCAATCAATTGTCGATTCTCTAAACGGAATCATCTGGAGTCCTGCACTCATCTACTTGTGCCTCGGCGCAGGCTTATTTTACTCAATTCTCACCCGTTTCGTTCAGGTTCGTATGTTCGGCGAAATGTGGCGCTTGCTGTTTTCTGGCAACAGTTCTGACAAAGGTATCTCATCTTTCCAGGCACTGGCGGTTTCTCTGTCAGGACGTGTTGGTACAGGTAACATCGCTGGTGTCGCAGCCGCGATCGGCTTTGGCGGCCCAGGTGCAGTTTTTTGGATGTGGGTCGTTGCCTTTTTAGGAGCGGCAACTGCTTATACTGAATCAGCTCTAGGTCAGATCTATAAAGAAGAACATGAAGGCCAATACCGTGGCGGCCCTGCTTTTTACTTTGAAAAAGCGATGGGACAAAAGTGGTTTGCCTGGATTTTTGCAATTGCAACTATTATGGCTTGTGGCGTTATGCTACCTGGTGTTCAGTCTAATGGTATTGGTAACGCAGCTGAGCTTGCTTTTGGCTCAGGCGCTATGATCAGCACCTCTATGGGCGATCTCAGTTTCACTAAAATCATTGCTGCTATTAGCATCGTGCTGATTTTAAGCTTCATTATCTTCGGTGGTGTAAAGCGTATCGCGAGCTTTACGCAGGTTGTCGTTCCTTTTATGGCACTTGCTTATATTGTTATCGCTTGCTCTGTTGTAGCACTCAATCTTGAGCAATTACCCGGCATCATTGGCATGATCATTTCTGATGCGTTTACGCCTATGGCTGGATTTGGTGCTGCGATTGGCTGGGGTGTAAAGCGTGGCGTATATTCCAACGAAGCCGGTCAAGGTACTGGCCCTCACGCTGCAGCTGCGGCAGAAGTTGACCACCCTGCTCAGCAAGGTCTGGTTCAAGCCTTCTCGGTTTATATTGATACCTTGTTCGTTTGCTCTGCAACTGCGTTTATGATCCTTATTACTGGTGCATACAACGTACACGGTGCTGCAGAAGGCGTATTCCTTGTACAAAACATCGCCGCTGATATCGCAGCAAACAGCCCTGCTTACACTCAAACGGCAGTAGAACAGGTACTACCTGGTGTAGGTAAGCCTTTCATTGTGTTGGCGTTATTCTTCTTCTCTTTCACAACTATCTTAGCTTACTACTACATTGCAGAAACTAACCTCGCTTACCTTAAGCGCTCACTGAAGCTGCCTGGCTTTGACTTCCTGCTAAAACTTGTGCTTTTAGCTGCTACTTTCTACGGTACAGTTAAAACAGCAAACTTAGCTTGGGGCTTAGGTGACGTAGGCGTAGGCTTAATGGCTTGGCTGAATATCGTTGGTATCTTAATCATCTTCTTTATCTCTAAACCTGCTATTAAAGCGCTTAAAGACTATGAAGCGCAGCGCAAAGCCGGTGTAACGAAGTACACTTTCGATCCTGAAAAATTAGGCATCGAAGACGCTGACTTCTGGGTAAATAAGATGAAAAAAGAAGGTAAAAAAGAGCAAGAGAAAGAAGCTGTCTAA